The Pseudopipra pipra isolate bDixPip1 chromosome 10, bDixPip1.hap1, whole genome shotgun sequence genome includes the window TGACATGTGTCATGTGTGGTGAGATGCAACTGGATATGAGACTGGTTTGGATAAGTGCAACTTTGAAACATACGGGCCATGCTCTTTTGAAAGTTACAGTAACAGGGGTGTCATGGTTTTCTGTTGTCTTGGAGCAGTCacctaatttattttaattttttttttctataaagcAAAAGCTGGCAGGCTGACAAACGGGCAGCTTACAGGACGGACTCTCTGGCTACTGACCATTTAGCTGGTAAGTTCATATTCTGGGAGAGCTATAGATCTTGCTGTTGCTGAGCTTACTTGACAGAGTGGCTTTCTGAGTGTCTCCCTAAGTCAGCAGGAGTTCAGGCACCTAAATAAGTTTCTCAGGAAGAGGCAGCTTCCTAGgccctttctcttttctctctatGGATATACAATGATCTTGGACTGACTATCCAGACATTCGCATACGCATTTAAAAATTGCACACCATTAATAATTGATAGATTAATTAGATTATGCTTCAACAACTTATGGTGTCCCTCTTTCCAGTGACCTTCTTAGGTTGCACATCCTCTGCCTTCTTAATGAGGAGCTCTGGTTTTGGTGATGACTGTGCTTGGAGGAAATATCCCCCCTGAGTTCCTGTCTGGTTCAACAAGGGAACTGGGCAGCCAACGGGCACTGTGGGTGCTTTTCAAGAGGATAACAGGAAGAGTGCTCAGTTACAGATACTTTGTCTTCCTGGAGTGACCGTGCATCCTGAGTAGTGATATTATTGCCTCCTCTGTCTCTTCCAGTGGCATACCCGGATTGTGTGTGGGTGGGAAGTCGACAATGAGCTCCGTGGCAGTTTTGACCCAGGAGAGCTTCGCTGAACACCGCAGTGGCCTGGCTCAGCAGCAAGTGAAAGGTAAGCAAACACAGCTGAGTTCCTGTGATGTGCCTCTAGGTCCAGATTGCACAGGCAACGTTCCATGTTCTTGCCCAGGCTCACTCTGTGTGAGCACAAGCATGCAGATGTTGCATTCTCTGTTCCTAGATCAGtgttttcccagactctggctTTTCAccctcagcagcacagtggTGGTGCTGCACAGTGGAAGGCTGTGAGGAGACAAGCCTTGACACTTCAGAGAGCTCTGACTAgcagtgctgccagccctgggaacGGGGCACATGCAAGAGTGGGGCACTGGGCTACATGAGAGCCTCATGGGATCAGTGTGCTGGGCTGtcatttccttcctttgctcAGCCAGGTGCTGGGAAAGTCACTGTAACCGTATGAACTGACTCAGTGATGGATTTTGGCAGCCATCCCCAGCTGTGAGCTGGCCCACTTGGCACAGCCCAGTGCACAACTGAATTGAACATAACGTACAGGCTTTCCCTGGACTTTGCCCTAACTATAGCCCttctctctgccttcctcctgAGCTTATGTTTGTCTTATCCACTTCTGACCTGCACCCTTGCTCTGGTCCTTTCAATACTTTCTCCTCAGACTGTTCTCTCCTAATTAAGCCCCTCTTGACAAAGTTGGCAATAAGGTTTTGCTGCCACCATTCACTTGCACGTTCACTCCCTGCATGCATTGTGCCAGCTCAGACAAGGCTGTTTGTTCGTGGCATCCACTGCAGTCTGTGCTATGCTGAGGTCAGTCGTGCTCCAGACTTGGCAGCTCCACAGGCATGGATGTAATAGGATTAATAGCAGTGCACAAGCCATTTGCTCTCTCTTGTTAGTGGTGCCTAATTACAATTGCACTGCCTGtgaacaggagcacttctgcagGGAGGGCGTCTCATTTACCCTATTTGCTTTACCCCAGTTACAGCTTTAAACTCTGAAGAAGAGAATGATCCTCCAACCTACAAGGAAGCCTTCCCTCCGCTCCCTGAGAAAGCACCATGTTTGGAAGCTGCCCAGGAACCCGCTGGTCCCTGGAGCAAAATTCGACCAATAAAGGCTTCTGTCATCACTCAGGTTGGTGGAATTGGATGTCTTTAtctcccttcttttccccaCGCCCAAGAGTAGGTGAAGTGAAACATTCCCTGGAGTCCTTGGTATGGCAGCCTGTTTGCTGTACTTTACCCTGGTACTGCAATTGAGAGCTAGGACTGCTCTGGAGGGGAAGGATGTGTTGGAAAACTGTCCAGAAAAAGCTCTGCATCCCTGTTTCACAAATAGCTGAAGAATGCCTGAAGGGAGGATTGCAGAATTCCTATAGTGAGTGCTGATCCCCCTTTATGAAGACTCCCAGTGTGGGACAGACTGCCTGCTGCAGTGCTCCTGCACTTCCCTGCAGCTGGTTGATGGGCTGCACAAACCTGGGAGGTCAGCATGCCACTGAAGTCCTGTATGGCCATGAGAGAGGGAGGCACTGTCGGGCAAAAGCACGCTGACAGCTTGCGGTGCCCTTTTATCTGCCCTGTGTCTGTGCAGGTGTTTCATGTGCCACTGGAGGAGAGGAAATACAAGGACATGAATCAGTTTGGAGAAGGCGAGCAGGCCAAGATCTGCCTTGACATCATGCAGAAGACAGGAGCTCACCTGGAGCTGTCTCTCGCAAAGGACCAGGGCCTTTCTATCATGGTCTCTGGCAAGCTGGAAGCAGTCATGAAGGCTCGGAAGGAAATTGTCGCTCGACTGCAGACTCAGGTGAGGGCAGCTAAGTGTTTCTCACTTCATCCTTGCTCTTCCCCAAGACTCCAAAATGCTTTGAGACCCTTGGGCATGTGTGCTTATAAGCCAAGGAGATATTATTAGATGACTAATTCAGCTTTGccacaaaaaaaagcacacaatTGGCAATTTGGAATGGAAATGAGACTTAAAATAGGGTTCAAAGCTAATTACAGGCCATGGTGTTGCGTGAAGGGTGGAGTCTGCAATCTCTGACTTTGTGCTGaggtgctggtgctggcagGAGTGCAGGCCCCTCATACAAAGCTTGCAGTGTGTGAGAACAGGCCGGTGCTTTCTCTGAAGTCCTTCAGAGGAGAACATGGAGGGgtgggagaaagaaaagtagAGAAGAGGGAGTTCTGCCAAATGCTGAAAGCTTCTGATCAGGGTTCTGTGTGGTGTAACTCGAGCCACGCTGGTAAGCAGTTGCAGCCCCCCTTGTTtcagttgcttttcttttcagttctgtgGGTTTTGATTTCTTACCTTCAGATTCTTGAGTTCATAAGCAAGATGGTAGGTCATGTTAGGGTATATCACAGCCAGGTGTCATGGTGTGTTTTAAAGTGTAATGCCCAAGGTAGTTAATGCAATAGTTAACACCCTGTCTGCTTAGTGCTGTTCAGCCCATGTGTCATACCCTgccagagggaaaagaaagggacaAACCCTGCATAATTGCTTAGGTTGTGCTGCCACCGATCCCTACCCCACTGTCCTCAAATATCCCTCCTACTGCCCTGGCCCTGGATCTGAAAGGTGTGTATGTATTTCAACTTCTTCTAGGCTTGTCTGGCATCAGTTCGTGGACACAGAGTTGAAGAAACACACTGAGTGATCTTTTTTTGATTTGATTTGTTCATTTTCTGTTGTAGCTTGAATTTTAAGTGTCTAATTAGTTAGTAGTTACATATTCAGAGGGACCAAGAGCATGATGGCAATCCTAAGCTACTAGGTCAGTAAAAACTTGGTGAAAAGGGAAGAAGTCAGGAATCCCTGTTACAAACCAGCCCTTTAATGGTAAACTGAGAGAAGCTCTGGGGACCCCCTTTTCCAAGAGGAACCATCTTGAAGCAGTCCCTGGAGCAGCATGTGCTGTAATGAAAACACCTTAGCACTCAGTAGTGGTAAGCATCTCTGAGCTGTCTGCCTGCTGGAATGGGTTTTTGGTGTTGAATTTCAGTTTCCTAGGAGTCAGACTGTGTCTTGTTCTCTGTAGTCTTGGCAGCAGATATCAGAGTTCAGATAAACTGCTCCAGAGCCATCACCCCagtctctctctggtgctgagGGACTGTGAGACACTGGAGCATAGGCACCTCCTCGTCTGTGCCTTAGGGCCTTTGCTAATTCAGAGTACTGCTCCTGTACAAACAGAAGGCTTTTGAGGGAATAATGGGGTTTAGACTCCTGGAATACAGGCACTGAAGATCAGCTGTTCTGGCATAATATCAGTCCTTGCAcaggatgtgctggaaggcattGTGTTTGCTCCTCAGTGGTACCACTAAGCAGCACATGACTTGCTTTCCCTGTGCAGGCAAGGGCTCTCTGAGATGTTTGGCTCTTGTGTTGCAGGCTTCAGCGACAGTTGCCATCCCCAAGGAGCACCACCGTTTTGTCATTGGAAAGAATGGCGAGAAGCTGCAGGACCTGGAGCTCAAAACTGCAACCAAAATCCAGATCCCCCGCCCGGATGACCCCAGCAACCAGATCAAGATCACCGGCACTAAAGAAGGGATTGAGAAGGCCCGACACGAGATCCTGCTTATCTCTGCTGAGCAGGTACTTCAGTCCTGTGACCTCTCTCATGTCATTAGCCAAATGGCCATTTTTCTTCTCCGTGGTATATTAGATGCTCGTGGCCACCATGGCCACAGCCAGTGGCTAATATTGTTAGATTGTTAGTCTGAACAGAGACGTACACCGTGCCACTGGCTGTATGAACACTGCTGCCAGGTTCTGTAACTCCTGGTTCTCCCTTTCATCCACCTCTGAAGTAGATAAGCAGTTTCATGTTTTGAAGTGACCACAGTAGGTGCCAGCTGAGATATGGCAGAAGGTGAATATCATAAATACAGAGGTGAATATCATAAATCGGCAACAGCAGTATTTGTAGATGGAAAGGGATGGAGCCTTCAAACTGAAAAGGGTGCTTGGGGCCAGAGTGTCAAGCAAGACAGCGTTGGGAATTTAACTGTGTGTGGCAGAGATGATAATATTGATATCAGTTCCCACTGAGATCTGTTCTGGACCCTTCCAGGATAAGCGTGCCGTGGAGCGGCTGGATGTGGAGAAAGTGTACCACCCTTTTATTGCTGGCCCTTACAACAAGCTGGTGAGTGAGCTCATGCAGGACACGGGGACGCGCATCAACATTCCTCCACCCAGTGTTAACAAGACAGAGATAGTCTTCACAGGAGAGAAGGAACAGCTGGCTCAGGCTGTGGCTCGTGTTAAGAAGATCTATGAGGAAAAGGTATGGATGGTCCATAAAGCTTCCcatcttccccccaccccctcacagcccctcttCCCTTCTTGTTCTGCTTCTGTGGATCCCTCAGTTGCATCGTCCTTGTGTCAATTCTTGCTCAGCAGCCCTTGCAGTACGTGGACCCAGGTCTTAGCATTTTCTTGCTCAGCAGAGTGGGAGTTGGGGTGATTCTGCCTGGGAGGTGATAGATCTCCTGATTTTCTGTGTCATGGGAATTAGCAGACCACTAAGAGCTCTCTGGGCGTGTTCACACAGGTGCTacaaaggaaggagggaagtgTGAAGGCTACAGTGTGGCCAACTGACAGTATCAAAGTTGCTACACGAGTAGAAGTTGCTGAAGAGGgaattccattttattttccacagCTAGCTTCGCTGTGAATATCCTTGTTGTAGGTTGTTGATATGTTTTCCCTCGTGGTTAGGTCTGTATTTATACCAGTCTGGATTTCAATAGAGATAATCAGCTTATAGCCTAATAGCCTACCCAGTGTTGCGTTACCGCCctgcctggggacagctgggcaTTGTGCAAGGGCTGCAGTGTGTATGTGGTCTCCTCCATGTAGTGTCCCAGGGAGCTGACACAGAATTTTCATACTTCACCTGTGAATTTTTGAGAACAGGGCTTTCTGTAGGCAGCGTCCCAAAGATGCTAGGGTACTGCAGAATCCCTGTGTTCACctttgctttgctctttcctgGGTGCAGAGGTTCACTGCATCTTGTGTCTCTCCCTTTCACTCTTGTCCTTCCTTGCTCCCTTGTGATTGATGCcccagtgcctctgctcctACAGAAAAAGAAGACTACTACCATTGCAGTGGAGGTGAAGAAGTCCCAGCACAAGTATGTCATCGGCCCCAAGGGGAATTCCCTGCAGGAGATCTTGGAGAAAACTGGAGTCTCTGTCGAGATCCCACCCACTGACAGCAGCTCAGAGACGGTGATACTGCGAGGCGAACCTGAAAAGCTTGGGCAAGCACTGACTGAAGTCTATGCAAAGGTATTGACAGACCTCCTTTGAAAGCCCCATGAAGACACATTTGTGGGCACTGACAGGTGTTGGGGGGTGGTCTCAGTCAGTCTCAGTCGTGCTGTCAGAGATGCAGCTTAGAACTCAATACTGGGGGTGCGACATGAGAGTTGGAATGGAATTTTTGTGGAAGCCTCTTCCAGTCTGTCCATCAAACAGCTTCTCTGTCTCTTAGGCCAACAGTTTTACCGTCTCCTCGGTCTCAGCCCCCTCTTGGCTTCATCGTTTCATCATTggaaagaaaggacaaaacCTGGCCAAAATAACTCAGCAGATGCCAAAGGTATGGATGAGCTATTAGCTTAGCACCCACTGAAGCAGAATATGGCTTAGTCCAGATCGCTCCTTGTAGGAGAGAGAAATGTGTTCTAGCATGGATAAAACCGAGGAAATTACACTAATCTTATAGTATTAAGATGAGCTGTGAACTTCTGTTGCCTCAAACACTATTCATCCTATTTTACTCTTAAGGGTTGAGTCCTTCAGAGGAAGCCTTATGTAGTACTATTTGGAGAACTGATGTAGTAGGATACCTGCAAATGCTGATTTCAATGAGGCTTCTCCCTGGTGAGTTAGTTGGTATCTAGGGAAAGGTTAGATGAGGAACTTCTCCAAAGCCCTTGCAGTCTCCAGGACAGCACCAAAGCCTTATGATCTAGACACTGTGATATGACCAGAATTGTAAGTACCCTACTTGTGAAATCATGGGAATGATGTGTGTACCCTTAGTGGCAGAGATTGATGGTGTGGGCCTGACTGACTGCATTGGCCTATCTTGTGTCTTGGAAAATTCTTATGGGTTTCCTTGCTTTGTGTCTCAAGGTTCACATTGAATTCACTGAAGGAGAAGACAAAATCACTTTGGAAGGACCTACAGAAGATGTGAATGTGGCTCAGGAACAGATTGAAGTCATGGTCAAGGATCTGGTAAGTTGGTGGTACTAGTTCTAGTATGTAAAAAGAAAGTGGGGAAAGATGGGGCAACAGAGTACAGATGAAGCATAGATCCCATGTGCAGGGTATCTTGACAGGCTTAACAGACCTTGCAGAAGGCAAGTGGTGTGGCAGATGAGCAAAACCCTTGGTTATGAAGCTTGTCCATAGCATTCTTAAAAAATCAGCAGTACATCTTAAGTCTTTTGATGCAGAGAAGGAAGGATTCTCTTTCAGTCACAGGTGGAGAAGCATTTAAGTCCCTTAAAATGTTATATAAGCATGGTGCTCTCAGCTCAAACCAGAGGAGTGTTCTGCTCTGCTCAACAGCAGGGAGGAATGATTGTAGctggctgcagcactggcagtggGCAGTCACATCGggcacaaacagcagcagagggggCCTGCCCTACCTAGCCCTGTTCAATTCTTTGTAGATCAACCGGATGGATTATGCAGAAATCAACGTAGACCACAAATTTCACCGACACCTCATTGGCAAGAGTGGAGCTAACAGTAAGTGGGATGCCTTTCTAATCCTTCCTGTGTTTGGACTTTCTGTGTTTAGTCGATCATATCGTGGCTCTGCAGCTCATCCAGGGTGCtgtcctctgctcctctggagTGACATTAGGACAAGGAGATGAATGGGCAGTGAGGCCTTGGCATGTGTGAAGTGTCTTAGAAAGTTGAACAGATTGCTTTGCCATGTCCTGGAggaattttttggggggagagtTGGATTGGAgaattctcttttctctttttttccaagtccATCTATATGAATTGTATTTTAGCGGTTAATTGGAGGTGATCAAAATCTGCTTGGTGAGTTTCTCCCCAAAAAAGACTTTGGGATTGGAAATGCGTGAGCATGTTCTGGTGTAAATGTGGTGCTGTTTGGGGAAGAAACAGATGCCTCACTCTGGCAGCTGAACTAGATGCTACAGTATTTACTTGTACAGATTCTTGTATGGCATGGATCTGCTCTCGCTGAACCTCAGGGTGAAGAGGCATTTTCCCCTGGTTCAACCCCACTGCTCTTGCTTCTCCTCAGAGGCTGATTTACTTCTTAAACAGCCTCTAAGCAGTGATAGTCAAGGTGCCTTGCTTCCAAATTTTGGCCTAGCAGAGTGTGTCACCACAGCCTTTGCCTTGCAGTTAACAGGATTAAGGACCTCTACAAGGTGTCAGTGCGCATTCCCCCGGACAATGAGAAGAGCAACCTGATCAGAATTGAAGGAGACCCACAGGGGGTCCAACAGGCCAAGAAAGAGCTGCTGGAACTCGCTTCCCGTATGGTTAGTGGGATGTGATTGCCTGGGAGGCCTCAGGGTTTGGACTCTTATGTTCCCTACTAACCTTCTGGTGCAGGTGTGTGTCCCTAGCCTACTGAGCACTTGGATCTCATGACAAATGCAAGTTCCTCTATTCCCTTGGATCCCCTTTTCTATCAACCTAGAGTGAATTATgtctggaggagaaaagagggaCAATCTGTCAGGCAGCACACTGGTGTTTACAATTATGTGTTTACAATTAGGCTCTCCTGCTGAACACTCCATGTAAACTCTCTTCTCCTCAGGAAAATGAACGCACCAAGGACCTAATCATTGAGCAGAAGTTTCACCGGACCATCATTGGGCAGAAGGGTGAGCGGATCCGGGAAATCCGGGAGAAATTCCCAGAGGTAAGGCTTTCTAGGAGGTAGGGAATCCAGAGAGGATGTTTTCTGCTTGGGTAGTAGACACATTGTCACTAAAGTCATAAATTTAGTGTCTCTGTAAGTATGAGAAATGTGTAGCTAATATGTGTCTGCTCCTACATCTAATGTGTTTGAAAAGATGGTTCTTTTGGCCAGAGACTGCTAACATGGTTACCCTCttccagaaggaaaagggaatgtGCACATGTCTGACACAGTTCTTGCATTTGTTTGAGTTGACTCTAAATGACCATCTCCTGCAGGTTATCATCAACTTCCCAGACCCTGCACACAAGAGTGACATCGTCCAACTCAGAGGTCCCAAAAACGAGGTGGAGAAGTGCACCAAGTACATGCAAAAGATGGTGGCAGACCTGGTGAGGGCAACTTCAACCTGCTGTTCTCTCCCCCATGTCTGGATAACTCTGAATTAGAGCAAATTGTAGTAGCTTGGCTAGGGCTGACATACTTCAAGATGAGGGAGCTGAGGACATTGTTCTATCTGGATGGGGGCAGGTGGGTAATACTTGTTATATAAGAGCATAGGAGAAGGTACCTGCCTTTGCTTATTCATGCAAGTCTCTTGTACAGAGAATTCCTTGGGTCTAAGCCTGTTGTCAAAAGCTTGTTTATCAAATTCCTGGGATGGTGCCTCGCTTGCCATGACAGTGTAATCTTCAattctcccttcctttctcccttagGTTGAAAACAGCTTTTCTATCTCTGTTCCCATCTTCAAACAATTCCACAAGAATATCATAGGGAAAGGAGGTGCCAACATCAAGAAGGTAAGAGATCTTTCCTGTCTCCAGTGCCTATTGTGGTCACTGCCTGCAGCGAGGTCTCTCCTGCTCATTGGTAATGTAAAATGAAGAAACCTCCAAGGCCTTTTTTTCCAACATAGGACACCTCTcaaatgatttttttggggtttttttttgtggcagaTCCGTGAAGAAAGCAACACCAAAATTGATCTCCCGGCAGAGAACAGTAACTCAGAGACAATTGTTATCACAGGCAAGAGAGCAAACTGTGAGGCTGCTCGCCACAGAATTCTGGCTATCCAGAAGGAACTGGTAAGTGAAACAGCTGGCCTGTGACAGATGAGGGacatgaaaatataaatataggaGATATAAATATAGAAGTGCCTGTagtgggggtgggcagggaggagacAAATGTGGGTGTCAGTGTGTTCTTGACACTTCAACTGAAGTTTGTGGCTGCTCGTGTGTTAGGAGCGGCCAGTCTCAATTCCCTCTGGTCAGGCATTTCTTACACACAGCTCCTGCAAAGCTCCTGGCAATGGAATTAGAGGGAAAGCAGAGTGGGTGCAAACACATTGCTGCAGCTAGACTAACACCCCATACTGTCCTCCCTTAGGCCAACATCACAGAAGTGGAGGTCTCCATTCCTTCCAAACTGCACAATTCCCTCATTGGCGCCAAAGGCCGCTTCATCCGCTCCATCATGGAGGAGTGTGGTGGAGTCCACATCCACTTCCCCACCGAGGGCTCTGGGAGTGACACCGTGACCATCAGGGGCCCGGCCCAGGATGTGGAGAAAGCCAAGAAACAGCTGCTGCATCTGGCAGAGGAGAAGGTGAGCCTTGTCTCATAGGGGAAGGAGCAGGTTGGTTTGGCCAGCTGTTTCTTTTGGGGGCTTGAAGTGACTCACTCTGCTTGCTGGGAAGCCTCTAGCACCAGACAGACAAATCCTCTTTTGAGGGATTTGAGTACAGATTGGACAAGGCTCTTCTGCCCCTCATGGATAGAAGAACTGGCTGTAATGCTTCTCTGCCCAGGCTGGCAACACACTTAAAGAGTTAAGGCTCTCTGCTCTTGTGACTTGAATGCACTTGGGTATCCACATTTCTCCAAAACAGCTTCTGCAGATGTCCTTCACTTTTTTCTTGATCTCTGAATTTCAGCTCCAGTTCTTCCATTTCACTACATGTATGCAGGTTTGAGAACTTCAGAGTACAAGATGTTGCTTGGAGTTGTggctgactgactgactgactggtCATTTTAATGCCAAAAGCCCCTGTCTAGGGTCAGCATGTGAACATGTTCCCCATGTGAATTGGGTGGTTGCCTCTGTGGCCTGGTTTGCAGCAGTCACTTAGCAAATGGTTGTACTGCCTTGCGTGAGGGTCAAACCAGGCTTCTAGGGAAGCCTCTGCTTGTATTTTCACTGGTCGTGCTGAGTGTACAGTTAGATTTTCAGCCCTGAGAACATCTTTAGGGTAGTGTTTTTAATCTAAGACATTGTTTACCTTTTTTACTTCAAAAGCACTCTGCATCCACCTTGCTCTTGCAACACTCTGTATGTGGGTGTGGGTAACATTCCCACATGCTGATTGTGGATGCTGGTGGGTATTTTCTATATATTGACATGCTCCACGGGTCTCTGGCTCCTTTCAGCAAACAAAGAGTTACACCGTGGACCTCCGTGCAAAGCCAGAGTACCACAAGTTCCTTATCGGTAAGGGTGGTGGCAACATACGTAAGGTGCGAGACAATACTGGGGCCCGCATCATCTTCCCCACCTCTGAGGACAAAGATCAGGAGCTGATCACTATCATGGGAACAGAGGAGGCTGTCAAAGAGGCACAGAAGGAGTTGGAGGCCCTCATCAAGAACTTGGTATGATCTACTTTTTCTACATTCCTTCCTCTCACTGTAGCAAAATGTACCAAGTCAGTGTGGAGGACCTGCTTGCCTGAAACCATTTGCTGCCCTTCAAGGGAGCTCAGGAAGATCATTCTTGTTGTTCCTTTTTGGGGTGAGGTTGTAAGGTGATTGCTGTTGAGTGCAGCCATCTCATGCTTATCAccaggacaggcagggctgaCTAGCTGTCATCTGTTGGCAGGATAACGTGGTTGAGGACTCCATGGTGGTTGACCCCAAGCACCACCGCCACTTTGTCATCCGGAGAGGACAAGTTCTGCGTGAGATTGCAGATGAATATGGTGGTGTGATGGTCAGCTTCCCACGCTCCGGCACCCAGAGTGATAAAGTCACCCTCAAGGGAGCCAAGGATTGTGTGGAGGCAGCCAAGAAACGCATCCAGGAGATCATCGAGGACCTGGTATGTCACAGAAAAACTGTTTCTTCTGTACTTTGTTGCTTCAGCAGTGTCCTCCTTGAACCTGCTGTGTGGCCAAGCTTTATGAGAACAAGTCCTGTGGTAGTTCTGGGATTTGAACCTTTGCTGTCAACATATAGGGtctgcagcctgggcagtggcagctggCTCCAAAATGGCAATGCTATGTGAAGGAATTGCCTCCTCTGACCATCTTCTGACTCCCCTCTGTCCATTTTGGATTTCACCATGCACAATAATCCTGTTTTCTGGTGTGAAAGAGGCTACATCACAGTAGAGCAACTCTGCTTTCCCACAGGAAGCTCAAGTGACAATCGAATGCACCATCCCACAAAAGTTCCACCGCTCCATTATGGGCCCCAAAGGATCCCGGATCCAGCAGATCACCCGGGACTATGGTGTCCAGATCAAATTCCCTGACAGGGAGGAGAACCCAGGTATACCTATGGATACATGTTCACGTGCTAGTTGGGATGATCAAATAAGTGTAGTGTGCCAGCACTCCATACCAGTTGACATGTTCTATTTAAAATCTATGGAGAACTGATCCCTGGTGTTCCTGCAGTGTCCTTGAATCTGGGCTTAGCATCAACCTTGCCCTCTTGGGAAGAGGGGACACTTTTAGGAGGTCAAACCACAGACCTGGGTGTTGTGGATGTGTTGTCACTGCAGAGTGCAGGGAGTACGAGGATCTACCCCAACAAAAAGGGCTCTACGAGGTTACCAAGGCCTCTCTGAGCTCTCGCTGCTGGCTGAGCCTGAGGATCTGAAGGTGGGGGGATGAAAGCAGAGAGGGGGCTCTGTGCATTGAACACAAGACTTTCCATGTTTCCAGCTCCTGTTGCAGATCCAGCTGTGCAGGAAAACGGTGAGGAAGGTGGAGAAGGCAAGGACGGGAAGGACACAGATCCCAGCTCTCCGAAGAAGTGTGATATCATCATCATCTCTGGCCGCAGGGAGAAGTGTGAGGCAGCAAAGGAGGCACTGCAGGTGTGTGGCTTTCTCAGCCCCTTACCCTGTTTAGATAGTGATGCCTGGATGTGAGCTTTGGTGGTGGTAGTAAAAGCTGGTCAGTGCAGGGTGCAGTGCAGGTGGTCAGTGATGCTGGCTGTAGAGGGGGTCTGCACCACTCAAGGGAAGCCCCTTTGCTCTGTGACTTAACCTGGCGACTTCAGTCACAGTATACCT containing:
- the HDLBP gene encoding vigilin, which translates into the protein MSSVAVLTQESFAEHRSGLAQQQVKVTALNSEEENDPPTYKEAFPPLPEKAPCLEAAQEPAGPWSKIRPIKASVITQVFHVPLEERKYKDMNQFGEGEQAKICLDIMQKTGAHLELSLAKDQGLSIMVSGKLEAVMKARKEIVARLQTQASATVAIPKEHHRFVIGKNGEKLQDLELKTATKIQIPRPDDPSNQIKITGTKEGIEKARHEILLISAEQDKRAVERLDVEKVYHPFIAGPYNKLVSELMQDTGTRINIPPPSVNKTEIVFTGEKEQLAQAVARVKKIYEEKKKKTTTIAVEVKKSQHKYVIGPKGNSLQEILEKTGVSVEIPPTDSSSETVILRGEPEKLGQALTEVYAKANSFTVSSVSAPSWLHRFIIGKKGQNLAKITQQMPKVHIEFTEGEDKITLEGPTEDVNVAQEQIEVMVKDLINRMDYAEINVDHKFHRHLIGKSGANINRIKDLYKVSVRIPPDNEKSNLIRIEGDPQGVQQAKKELLELASRMENERTKDLIIEQKFHRTIIGQKGERIREIREKFPEVIINFPDPAHKSDIVQLRGPKNEVEKCTKYMQKMVADLVENSFSISVPIFKQFHKNIIGKGGANIKKIREESNTKIDLPAENSNSETIVITGKRANCEAARHRILAIQKELANITEVEVSIPSKLHNSLIGAKGRFIRSIMEECGGVHIHFPTEGSGSDTVTIRGPAQDVEKAKKQLLHLAEEKQTKSYTVDLRAKPEYHKFLIGKGGGNIRKVRDNTGARIIFPTSEDKDQELITIMGTEEAVKEAQKELEALIKNLDNVVEDSMVVDPKHHRHFVIRRGQVLREIADEYGGVMVSFPRSGTQSDKVTLKGAKDCVEAAKKRIQEIIEDLEAQVTIECTIPQKFHRSIMGPKGSRIQQITRDYGVQIKFPDREENPAPVADPAVQENGEEGGEGKDGKDTDPSSPKKCDIIIISGRREKCEAAKEALQALVPVTIEVEVPFDLHRYIIGQKGSGIRKMMDEFEVNIQVPAPELQSDIITITGLATNLDRAKAGLLERVKELQAEQEDRALRSFKLTVTVDPKYHPKIIGRKGAVITQIRTEHEVNIQFPDKDDESQAQDQITITGYEKNAEAARDAIMKIVGELEQMVSEDVTLDHRVHARIIGARGKAIRKIMDEFKVDIRFPQSGAPDPNCVTVTGLPENVEEAIDHILNLEEEYLADVVDNEAMQVYMKPSSHEESKAPSKGFVVRDAPWATVNNEKAPDMSSSEDFPSFGAQVAPKTLPWGPKR